The proteins below come from a single Aspergillus oryzae RIB40 DNA, chromosome 5 genomic window:
- a CDS encoding putative actin polymerization protein Bzz1 (Cdc42-interacting protein CIP4), translating into MATPDVAPQFGAELKDAFKPVNNWVSHGVQWLDEIQQFYRERSAIEKEYAAKLTALCRKYQDRKAKKISTLSVGDTPTMTPGSLESASLTTWTTHLTTVEAHAGERDQFATNLLVQVAEPLKLAATQYEEIRKSHVEFHAKLEKERDAAYGDLKKAKGKYDGVCQEVEGKRKKMENSFDHSKPKAQAAYQQQILEMNNVKNSYLISINVTNKLKERFYHEYVPELLDSLQNLNEMRVSKLNSLWSLAAQLEKSSLSKSMEHMAHLLNEIPRNVPHLDSLMFLRHNVSQSQEPPNMTFEPSPVWHDDEALVTDETAKVFLRNLLSKSKTQVRELRVEADQKRRDVETSKRIRENIQQGKDNRSEVEVVRSIFYLQGALHEVERKKLTAEVETSTIMSVVGDLSLGAKNHNFKSQTFKIPTNCDLCGERIWGLSAKGFDCRDCGYTCHSKCQMKVPAECPGEQNKEEKKKLKAERQEQANATPHLDLEPTTTGSSAAPSLTRKDTMNSLSSGYAVSANRSLSNAASQPALANPTESAAPSPVPEAAATPAPVQETKPKRNRVLAPPPAQYVKAPPVAETTKPSEPRGKMVYPFQAGGADEITVQDGDDVTILEPDDGSGWMRVRAGSAEGLVPASYVEPAPAASVAPATSPGMAERPGSTYSTSSASLAGSAVGKKVGPAVAPRRGAKKLQYVEALYDYEARSDMEWSMVEGDRFVLVNRDGGDGWADVERGGVTKSVPANYIQEV; encoded by the exons ATGGCAACACCCGATGTGGCTCCTCAATTTGGAGCGGAACTAAAG GATGCGTTCAAACCAGTCAACAATTGG GTTTCCCACGGGGTACAATGGCTCGACGAGATACAACAATTCTACCGGGAACGGAGCGCCATCGAAAAGGAGTACGCCGCCAAGCTGACGGCCCTCTGCAGAAAATACCAGGAtcgcaaagccaagaaaataAGCACATTGAGCGTCGGAGATACTCCAACGATGACTCCAGGTTCACTTGAAAGCGCTTCACTTACCACTTGGACTACCCACCTAACCACCGTTGAAGCGCATGCGGGAGAACGTGATCAGTTCGCTACAAACCTCCTTGTCCAGGTTGCGGAACCTCTGAAACTAGCTGCGACGCAATATGAGGAAATCAGAAAGTCTCACGTTGAATTTCATGCGAaactggaaaaggaaagagacgCCGCCTACGGCGACCtcaagaaggcaaagggCAAATACGATGGGGTGTGCCAAGAAGTGGAGGGAAAGCgcaaaaagatggagaattCGTTCGATCACAGTAAACCCAAGGCACAGGCCGCATATCAGCAGCAGATCTTGGAAATGAACAACGTCAAG AATTCGTACCTCATCAGCATAAACGTGACAAACAAGTTGAAGGAACGGTTCTACCATGAATACGTCCCGGAGCTACTAGAT AGCCTGCAAAACCTCAACGAAATGCGCGTATCGAAGTTGAATTCACTATGGTCACTTGCGGCGCAACTGGAAAAATCTTCATTATCTAAGAGTATGGAACACATGGCCCATCTACTCAACGAAATCCCACGGAATGTCCCACACCTCGATTCGCTCATGTTCCTGCGCCACAATGTCAGCCAGTCCCAGGAACCACCTAATATGACCTTTGAGCCTAGCCCTGTTTGGCACGATGACGAAGCGCTTGTCACCGATGAGACTGCGAAGGTCTTCTTGCGCAACCTTCTCAGCAAGAGTAAAACACAGGTCCGAGAACTGAGAGTTGAGGCCGACCAGAAACGCAGGGATGTCGAAACGTCCAAGCGGATCCGCGAGAACATCCAACAAGGCAAAGACAACCGAAGCGAGGTCGAGGTAGTCCGATCTATTTTCTACCTGCAGGGTGCTTTGCATGAAGTGGAGCGGAAGAAGCTCACTGCCGAGGTCGAAACATCCACTATCATGTCGGTAGTTGGTGATCTATCGTTGGGTGCCAAGAATCACAACTTCAAGTCGCAAACGTTTAAGATCCCGACCAACTGTGACCTCTGCGGGGAGCGGATATGGGGACTCTCGGCGAAGGGATTTGATTGCAGGGATTGCGGATATACGTGTCACAGCAAATGCCAGATGAAAGTCCCCGCAGAATGTCCTGGCGAACAGAataaggaagagaagaagaagctcaaagCGGAACGACAAGAACAGGCCAATGCTACACCACACCTCGACCTTGAGCCGACAACTACTGGTTCATCTGCCGCGCCGTCCCTAACTCGGAAGGATACGATGAACTCATTGAGTTCAGGGTACGCGGTGAGTGCCAACCGGTCGTTGTCCAACGCTGCCAGCCAGCCAGCGTTGGCTAACCCGACCGAATCGGCTGCTCCATCTCCGGTGCCAGAAGCGGCGGCAACTCCAGCCCCTGTTCAGGAAACCAAGCCTAAGAGAAATAGGGTCCTAGCTCCACCCCCTGCGCAATACGTCAAGGCTCCGCCAGTAGCTGAAACGACGAAGCCAAGCGAACCACGCGGCAAGATGGTCTATCCATTCCAAGCTGGAGGAGCCGACGAAATAACCGTTCaagatggggatgatgtAACTATTCTTGAACCGGATG ATGGATCTGGATGGATGCGCGTCCGCGCTGGCTCGGCCGAGGGCCTCGTCCCAGCCTCTTACGTGGAACCGGCACCCGCGGCGTCCGTAGCCCCTGCGACCAGCCCCGGGATGGCTGAACGTCCGGGATCCACTTATTCcacctcctccgcctcatTGGCAGGTAGTGCGGTGGGCAAGAAAGTCGGACCGGCCGTAGCACCTCGCCGGGGCGCTAAGAAGCTGCAGTACGTCGAAGCGTTGTACGACTACGAGGCCCGCAGCGATATGGAATGGAGCATGGTGGAAGGCGACCGGTTTGTGCTGGTCAACCGAGACGGCGGGGACGGATGGGCCGACgtggaaagaggaggagtgACCAAAAGTGTGCCGGCCAACTACATCCAGGAGGTGTAG